From Hermetia illucens chromosome 6, iHerIll2.2.curated.20191125, whole genome shotgun sequence, one genomic window encodes:
- the LOC119660089 gene encoding uncharacterized protein LOC119660089: MVSIEDLEADIRKLWEQEELPQDRILTLKEADCERQFIRTTKRDLKSGRYIVRLPIKPDMNPSILLHPSLKDAVIRLRQTETKLERNPELKAQYNAFLKEYLELGHMSEVPSAEIFSKHSYYLPHHAEVREDSTTTKVRVIFNASHKTSSGTSLNDILMVGPNTQYTIFEILLRWRRHKYALAADIEKMYRQILVDSRDCDLLRIVWRPEPQGPIKHYRLNTVTYGTVSVPFQATRTLQQVAEDEQFTSPSASESIKKDFYVDDLLTGSSTIEGAAKLQNDIVNVLKKAGFNIRKWSTNYEEVLKHVSTADQETSDVININLENTVKTLGLQWIPKDDIFTFKVKLPHISANEPVTKRIITSNAARLFDPLGWIQPIIIVSKVFIQRLWLQKLDWDKPVPDQLKIEWLTYMKEWPALSQLQIPRYIQTSDRCKVELHGFCDASMAAFAAVIYVRVIYPDGTVSANILTSKSKVVPLKLQSVPRLELNGAVLLCRLMKHVKQACEFPTDTAEFYWTDSTIVLAWLSDHPARWKTFVANRVSEIQAKSNSSQWRHVDTEWNPVDIASRGVTASQLLKSDLCWNGPEWLQHKPINYLSRAINITTTLERKPETACKVAKVAKFTFDNSILGRYSDFAKLTRIVAYCLRFKSPTIAKPATLTTSELNNAEMACVRLSQALSFKDEIERLDKGQPVPATSKLFQLTPFTDAEGILRVDGRLRHSLLSDDRKHPVILSPDCKLSELIVRAYHLRTLHGDNQVTQAAIRRQYWILQCITCFKSNAKPGEQLMGALPETRVTPGGAFKTCGLDFAGPIQLK, translated from the coding sequence ATGGTTAGCATCGAAGATCTAGAGGCTGACATACGAAAATTATGGGAACAGGAAGAGTTGCCACAAGACCGAATCCTCACCCTAAAGGAAGCAGACTGCGAGAGGCAGTTCATCCGAACTACTAAGAGGGATCTAAAGTCCGGCCGATACATAGTCAGGCTGCCGATTAAGCCTGATATGAACCCCTCCATCCTGCTGCATCCGTCATTAAAAGACGCTGTCATACGCCTCCGCCAGACAGAGACAAAACTTGAACGGAATCCAGAGCTCAAAGCGCAGTACAATGCATTCCTAAAGGAATATCTGGAATTGGGACATATGAGCGAAGTCCCATCCGCAGAAAttttttccaaacattcatactACTTGCCACATCATGCTGAAGTTAGAGAGGACAGCACAACTACGAAAGTTCGCGTCATATTCAATGCGTCCCATAAAACTTCCTCCGGCACCTCGTTGAACGATATCCTAATGGTGGGACCAAATACGCAATACACCATCTTTGAAATATTGCTGCGATGGAGGAGGCATAAATACGCATTGGCTGCTGACATTGAGAAGATGTACCGACAGATACTCGTAGACAGTCGAGACTGCGACTTACTGCGAATTGTTTGGAGACCAGAACCCCAGGGTCCAATAAAGCACTACCGGCTAAACACAGTAACTTATGGCACCGTCAGTGTTCCCTTCCAAGCAACACGTACCCTACAACAGGTCGCTGAAGACGAGCAATTCACGTCACCATCAGCAAGTGAAAGCATCAAAAAGGACTTCTATGTAGATGATTTGCTGACCGGATCCTCGACCATAGAAGGTGCAGCGAAATTGCAAAACGATATTGTGAACGTTCTCAAAAAAGCTGGATTTAACATTCGCAAATGGTCCACGAATTATGAGGAGGTTCTGAAACATGTAAGCACCGCTGACCAGGAAACGTCTGACGTAATCAACATCAATCTAGAGAATACTGTCAAGACATTGGGTTTGCAATGGATTCCGAAAGACGACATATTCACCTTTAAAGTGAAACTGCCTCATATCTCAGCGAACGAGCCAGTTACGAAACGAATAATTACATCCAATGCTGCAAGATTATTCGATCCGCTTGGTTGGATCCAGCCCATCATAATAGTTAGCAAGGTATTTATCCAAAGGTTGTGGCTACAGAAACTGGATTGGGATAAGCCCGTACCTGACCAGTTGAAAATCGAGTGGCTGACCTACATGAAGGAGTGGCCAGCGTTATCACAACTTCAAATACCACGATACATACAGACGTCTGATCGCTGCAAGGTAGAACTCCATGGTTTCTGCGACGCGTCAATGGCAGCCTTTGCAGCGGTGATTTACGTTCGAGTAATATATCCGGATGGCACGGTATCTGCGAACATATTAACATCGAAATCGAAAGTGGTACCTTTAAAGCTACAGTCAGTACCCCGGCTAGAATTGAACGGTGCCGTCCTACTATGCAGATTGATGAAACATGTGAAGCAAGCTTGCGAATTCCCTACCGACACAGCTGAATTTTACTGGACGGATTCGACCATTGTTCTCGCTTGGTTGAGTGATCACCCAGCCAGGTGGAAAACGTTCGTCGCAAATAGGGTAAGCGAAATCCAGGCTAAGAGCAACTCTAGTCAATGGAGACACGTCGATACAGAGTGGAACCCGGTAGACATAGCGTCACGGGGAGTGACTGCTTCGCAACTCCTCAAAAGCGATTTATGCTGGAACGGACCCGAGTGGCTGCAACACAAACCAATCAACTACTTGTCAAGGGCAATCAACATTACCACGACACTCGAGAGGAAGCCTGAGACCGCCTGCAAAGTTGCGAAGGTTGCGAAGTTCACGTTCGACAATAGTATACTGGGGAGGTACTCCGACTTCGCAAAACTGACTAGAATTGTGGCATATTGCCTTCGCTTTAAGTCACCAACTATTGCAAAACCTGCAACCCTGACAACTTCGGAACTCAACAACGCTGAAATGGCATGTGTACGGCTATCCCAAGCTTTATCTTTCAAAGATGAGATAGAAAGGTTGGACAAGGGACAACCAGTTCCAGCTACTTCAAAATTATTCCAGCTGACACCGTTCACTGATGCTGAGGGAATCCTCAGGGTGGACGGAAGACTGCGACACTCACTATTATCGGACGATCGTAAGCATCCAGTGATTCTAAGTCCTGACTGCAAGTTGTCCGAATTGATCGTAAGAGCATACCATTTGCGCACTTTGCATGGAGACAATCAAGTAACCCAAGCAGCAATCAGAAGACAGTACTGGATATTGCAATGCATAACCTGTTTTAAATCAAACGCAAAGCCAGGAGAACAGTTAATGGGAGCGTTACCTGAAACACGAGTCACCCCTGGAGGAGCCTTCAAAACCTGCGGACTGGATTTTGCCGGACCAATACAACTAAAATGA
- the LOC119660091 gene encoding uncharacterized protein LOC119660091, translating into MAPGQAEQGDSASTANVVSEQQHNLEEVLRLIRNFKKDSKTRYNLQYFQHREETLKQAWANCEALHGRVKTVRAQDAVLLVQYMKEYEEAEDAWGECSVVFRQNIAGYLAAESRQRPAVQEAPDAGENVVRLERIKIPSYSGDYNQWAAFHDLFKVMVHDNKNLSGVQKLQYLRASVNGEAGQLIRHLTLTETNYAPAWKLLKERYNNKRAIGNAYMKGIWSLPTSTPASAIGIKRILDTTEQFRANTESLGADLVELIMVYILQQKLEHESNSEWQKFIGSSNEIPTLNQFTNFLHQRFTILKAVQLNQRKTVKVGAHSAQATGAVCRVCQGDHRISQCDTFLKSDITRRRELVASSRLYYNCLHEAHRTRNCPSRKGCKLCGKRHNSMLHQTSSNRAASSALANPKQQVSSLNAINSGVDITAVLLATARIRVKDNQGTFILLRALIDQGSQRSFINEAAAQLLRLPRQATNPTISGIGSHSTSSKGAISAQCDKVFQFISCRSKPYNGHDSPVQDTMQDN; encoded by the coding sequence ATGGCTCCGGGACAAGCAGAACAAGGAGATTCAGCGTCCACAGCAAACGTGGTCAGCGAGCAGCAACATAATCTGGAAGAAGTTCTTCGACTGATTCGGAACTTCAAGAAGGATTCGAAAACGCGATACAACTTACAATATTTTCAACACCGAGAGGAGACGCTAAAGCAAGCATGGGCGAACTGCGAAGCCTTGCACGGAAGGGTGAAGACCGTGAGGGCTCAGGATGCAGTACTACTTGTGCAGTACATGAAAGAGTACGAGGAGGCCGAGGATGCCTGGGGCGAATGTTCAGTGGTATTCCGTCAAAACATTGCCGGTTACCTGGCTGCGGAGAGCAGGCAACGTCCAGCAGTTCAAGAGGCCCCAGATGCCGGCGAAAACGTAGTCAGGCTGGAAAGGATTAAAATACCCAGCTATAGCGGCGACTACAATCAGTGGGCAGCATTCCATGACTTATTCAAGGTCATGGTGCACGACAACAAAAATTTAAGTGGTGTACAAAAGCTTCAGTATCTTCGTGCATCGGTCAACGGTGAGGCAGGACAATTGATACGCCACCTCACTTTAACGGAGACTAATTATGCGCCAGCATGGAAGTTACTGAAGGAGCGATACAACAATAAGAGGGCCATCGGGAATGCCTACATGAAAGGCATATGGAGTTTACCTACTAGCACTCCGGCTAGTGCGATAGGTATCAAGCGAATATTGGACACGACCGAACAATTCCGTGCCAACACTGAATCATTGGGAGCAGATTTAGTCGAACTAATCATGGTGTACATCCTGCAACAAAAATTGGAACATGAAAGTAATTCGGAATGGCAGAAATTTATTGGTTCTTCGAACGAGATACCAACTTTGAATCAATTCACGAACTTCTTGCATCAACGGTTCACAATACTGAAAGCAGTACAGCTTAACCAACGCAAGACGGTCAAAGTAGGGGCGCACTCAGCACAAGCAACGGGAGCCGTCTGCCGAGTATGCCAGGGCGATCATCGAATTTCGCAATGCgacacatttctgaaatcagacATAACCAGACGACGAGAGTTGGTAGCATCCTCGCGGCTGTACTACAATTGCTTGCACGAGGCTCATAGAACCAGGAACTGCCCATCACGTAAAGGGTGCAAACTGTGTGGAAAAAGGCATAACTCAATGTTACACCAGACATCGTCGAATAGAGCTGCATCTTCAGCTTTGGCGAATCCAAAACAACAAGTCTCATCGCTGAATGCTATCAACAGTGGCGTCGACATTACGGCTGTTCTATTGGCTACAGCAAGGATTCGGGTAAAGGACAATCAAGGAACGTTCATTCTTTTGCGTGCATTGATCGATCAAGGGTCCCAGCGTTCGTTCATCAATGAAGCTGCGGCGCAACTCTTACGGCTACCACGTCAAGCGACAAATCCGACAATCAGCGGCATTGGGAGTCATTCAACGAGCAGCAAGGgagcgatatctgctcaatgcGACAAGGTGTTTCAATTTATCTCTTGTCGTAGTAAACCATATAACGGACACGATTCCCCAGTCCAAGACACCATGCAAGATAACTGA